GAAAAAGCAGCGGTAGCGTGGCGTTTGATCGCGTTTTGGCCCCGCCTTCAAGAGCGGCGGCTACTGGCCACGTTGCGAACGCACAACGGGTCTGCACGCATTTGGTGATTCCCGGTTAGCGGCACGGTGAGCGCACTGGTATCCGCATCATTGACGGCCGTGGCCGTATGATCCAGTATCCTCTACAGCCTGAAGGTGTCGGTCGTGGAAGAGATGGTCGCGGCGGCGCGCGGGTTGTTTCAAGCGCCGGCCAGCGAAAAGGGAGCAAGCCATGCGCACGAGCAAGATCCTGGAAGGCCTCCAGGCGAGCATCCTGCTGGGAATGTTCGCCGCGTCGGCGATCCTCTGGGGGCAGGCGCCCGAGCGGATACCGGTGCATTGGAACCTGGCGGGCGAGCCCGATCGCTATGGGGGCAAGTTCGAGGGGCTCTTACTCGCGCCGCTGATTGGGCTGGGGCTGTACTTGTTGCTGCTCGTGTTGACGTGGATCGCTTCAAGGTACAGTACCCACGAGTCCTTTGCGCGCGGCTCTCAGATCATCCGCCTGGCCCTGGTCCTCTTCTTCGCGCTGATCCATGCGACGATCCTGCTCGTGGCCTTCGGGCATCCGGTCGACGTGTCGTTCGTCGTTCCGCTGGGCCTGGGAATCCTGTTCTGCATTCTCGGAAACTTCCTAGGCAAAATCCGTCCCAATTGGTTCGTGGGAGTGCGCACGCCTTGGACTTTGTCGAGCGCCGCGAGCTGGCAAAAAACGAACCGGCTGGCGGGCCGGCTCTTTCTGTTGACCGGCGCGGCGCTGATCCTGTTGGCGATGGTACACAACGCTTGGACGCTGGCGATCGTGCTCGGCATGGTAGCGTTTATGGTGATCTGGCTGCCGATCTATTCGTATCGCATTTGGCGTCAGGATCCTGAGCGTGTGACGAAAGTCGATCCGCAGCCCTGACAACCGGAACCAGGAACTCGACCTAGGCGATCGTAGTTGACCGCAAGAGGCGCAACGAGCCCTACGTCATCCAATCCTTCGATCACTCGGGCAAACGTCGTACGGCCTGCGGCGAAGCGAGCATCGCAGATTGCTACTCATTCCGATCGTGCTGTGTCCGGCGTTGCGGTAGGTTCGCCAACAGATGCAGCACCGCGCCGGCCATTGCGAGGTAGATCGCGATCCGCGACCAGGGGCGCGCGAGCCCCGTCAGGTAGGGCTCCGTGCAGAACGCCGCAACGAAGAGCGGCGGCCCCGCGAGCAGTGCGGCCGATCCAAGCAGTTGCAGGACACGCCGCCAGGGTGATTCGGCTTGTCGCAGATACAAGCCCATCACCGTGTTGATCACGGCCGACAGCAGCACGTAGATATGCGTCGAACGATACAGCATCCGCACCGTGTGGTCGTAGCCGCGCAGATGTTCGTGGAACCGGTCC
The nucleotide sequence above comes from Pirellulales bacterium. Encoded proteins:
- a CDS encoding SdpI family protein; amino-acid sequence: MRTSKILEGLQASILLGMFAASAILWGQAPERIPVHWNLAGEPDRYGGKFEGLLLAPLIGLGLYLLLLVLTWIASRYSTHESFARGSQIIRLALVLFFALIHATILLVAFGHPVDVSFVVPLGLGILFCILGNFLGKIRPNWFVGVRTPWTLSSAASWQKTNRLAGRLFLLTGAALILLAMVHNAWTLAIVLGMVAFMVIWLPIYSYRIWRQDPERVTKVDPQP